The uncultured Bacteroides sp. genome has a segment encoding these proteins:
- a CDS encoding PD-(D/E)XK motif protein, whose protein sequence is MNRILEIWSDLEKANTKGLLKKLYSNNTNQCVYSIFKNPEQHCGIAISVSKDIRIDISPFANLQDLKVSLYNDTSFENHVMLLIELLDYSSRDVFSILCEDLVITVSKLVSEQSIIKAALNQLEKWKSLFDKYNSIGLTPAEQQGLFGELHFLQKYLSNDFEQTSILNTWVGIDKALRDFQYNNWALEVKTTAGNNHQKISISSERQLDETLLENLYLYHLSVEVSKGNGENLNTKISLIRQTFNTTIALNIFNAKLLEVGYFDKHAEIYKERCYQIRQENFYKIEKDFPRIKENEIRDGVGDIKYSIILSQCKEYLVAENTIFNTLENI, encoded by the coding sequence ATGAATAGGATATTAGAAATATGGTCAGATCTAGAGAAAGCCAATACGAAAGGGCTTCTTAAAAAGTTATACTCTAATAATACAAATCAATGTGTATATAGTATATTTAAGAATCCAGAGCAACATTGCGGAATTGCAATTTCTGTCAGCAAAGATATTCGTATTGATATTTCCCCATTTGCTAATTTGCAAGATTTGAAAGTGTCGTTATACAATGATACTTCTTTTGAAAATCATGTAATGCTTCTTATCGAATTATTGGATTATTCAAGTCGTGATGTGTTCTCTATTTTGTGTGAAGATTTAGTAATTACAGTTTCAAAACTTGTTTCAGAACAAAGTATAATTAAAGCGGCATTAAATCAACTTGAAAAATGGAAATCTCTTTTTGATAAATATAATTCAATTGGATTAACTCCGGCTGAGCAACAAGGATTGTTTGGTGAACTACACTTTCTACAGAAGTATTTATCTAATGACTTTGAACAAACTTCTATACTAAATACATGGGTTGGTATTGACAAAGCTCTGAGAGATTTCCAATATAACAATTGGGCTTTAGAAGTAAAAACAACTGCTGGTAATAACCATCAGAAAATAAGTATTAGCAGTGAAAGGCAGTTAGACGAAACACTTTTAGAAAACTTGTATTTATATCATTTATCCGTAGAAGTTTCTAAAGGTAATGGAGAGAACTTAAACACTAAAATATCTTTAATACGACAAACATTTAATACCACCATTGCATTAAACATATTCAATGCTAAACTTCTTGAGGTTGGTTATTTTGATAAACATGCTGAAATATATAAAGAACGTTGTTATCAAATCAGACAAGAGAATTTCTATAAAATTGAAAAAGATTTTCCCCGGATTAAGGAAAATGAAATACGTGATGGGGTTGGTGATATCAAGTACTCTATAATCTTATCACAATGTAAAGAATATCTTGTTGCAGAAAATACAATCTTTAATACCCTTGAAAATATATGA